taaatttaagcaacccaactgccacgtcatgttgctccagtggtgctccaaaataagcaacgttgcttaagttgccaactggatttaagcaaccccattggagatgctcttagataTGTTGGCAACTTTTGCATTTAACTAGTCTGGTCTATGTTCTCTAAAGCGTCACTTCCTTTTGTATAATTGCAGAATCGTTCCTTTTAGGTGTGGAATGTTTAGCCTTAAGAAAAATGAAGTGCACATTACagatgaaaattaaaataaagttaAATGGGTACCCATAGAATTGTCCACAATAGGCATTGTCCATCTAATTGAGTTCCCTATGATTGAATATAGGCTTGAGTAACCTATGTGTTACAGTACTTAACCCAACTCATAAAACGTGTTTaagaattgataattttttagtTTCGTTAAATGATCATATTTGTGaagttttaataaataaaaattagataGTATTTGGATATATTAtactttttattaattatatatctaTTATTTTCCAAGTCAATATTAggtatttttttaatctatacAAAAAAATACATCATGAGACCAAATTTGAGTTGGCCAAAAGCCCAAAACGTGGGTAGTGAGTATGGATATGACCATTTACCTAGCGGGTAAGAGAATATTTGTGTGGGAGCTTTTGGTGGAAAGGGGTTAGGACAACTTTGGTGGCCTATGTTCGGTTTGGCATTGCTACATATGCAAGCGTGATTTCACATATCTTAACGTGCTTTGAGAAACTAAAATTTGACACGTTGAATTTAAAATGGatcgaaaaagcaaaatttcCCACATTAGCTTCAACAACTTCAACACGGCACTGGGTTCAATAGAAATCGAAACACACTAAAGCAATAGGGAAAAGCACTAGATAACTATTAATAGAATGTGTCTAACAAATTAAACTCAGTAATCAGTGCTAAAAGCTCTAGATCAACAAACCACAATCCAAAAAACACTAATTTTGAAAAGGATTTTGTGCCATGTCCATACCCAAATTGAGAAAAGCAGAATACAGCAACGGCAATCACTCATCCTCTTGGCTGCGCAACCTGGCAAGTTTGTTGGTGACAACAACATCCAACTGTGCTGCACGCTCTACAATATCCTTCCTTTTCCTGGTCGATACATTGTGCGCTATCTCAGCACAGTATGTCCTGAAATTCAAATAAAGTCAGGAACAGGATGCAGTTACAGAGGGACAATGCGAAATTGAGAACAAGCATGCAAAAaccaaaaatattatttagttacCTGTTGTGCATCATCAGAAGCTCAAGATCCTTGACATTGTGCACGACAAACTTCTTGAATCCATTAGGCAGATAGTGGCGGGTCTTCTTGTCTGAGCCATAACCAATGTTGGGCATCAAAACACATCCTTTGAACTTTCTCCTAACACGGGAATCAATACCCTTCGGCCTGCGCCAGCTGGGCTGCATACCACAACAATACAATCTAAATGTTATAAATCAGTGGATAATTTTCAAAAGATTTAGTGTGTATTTGGGTGAAGCTGAAAGGACTTTATTTTGCCTAGGAAAGCGAATTGCTGCTTTCCATGGAGAAAAACATCAAAGGAGGAATGAGGAAGAGTTCATTGAACGGAGCCCATATTAAAGAAATCACACCCTTAGCCAACATGTACAACTTAGTAACTAAAATGAAAGTCATAATAGATGCAAGTGTAACAAGTTCTCAGTAGGAATACGAACATCAAAAAGAAGACGTTGATTTGTTCCCCAAAATGGAATAGGGAAAACAATGCAACAAATGTTTTTTACCGGTCCAcatgttaaatataaaagacATGAAACAGGGAAATGACACATAAAATTGACCTCAGCCACATTAAACCATACTATAGGAATTGACACAATTAAGCTCATCCATTATCCATACCAGTTTTATCTTACATGACCGGGCCGTTTAATGCTtgattacaaaaaaaattagattaGATCAACAGcgattaattatatataaagtTCTAGAGTTCCAGGGAACATGAAACCACACACAATAGTCAGAACTCAGAACTCTGGGTATCACATTATGTTGGTAGAAAAATGAGACAAACGAGGAGAACAAATCAGACACATCTCAGCCCGCTACCCTGAAAGATTTCTAAGGTTCCCTACCAAGTATTTTGATAATTCAATTAAAAAGCATAACTGATACTttgcaaatatacaaaccaacaCACACAAACATAAAATCTCATCTACGAGCAACTAGTAATTATTCACATACCTTAACACAAATTTTCCTGTCACTTTGGGGCCTAATGAACctcttcacacgcttcttcaCAATTTTCTTGGTCAGCAAGGGAACGGCCATCTTGTCTCTAAGAAATTcagattaaaaatatatttattatccTCACAAACTATATACAACAAAGGAACATAGGGCGAAAAAAAGAATACATAAAACTAGAGGTCTCAACAGTACTAAATACTCTTAAACCATCTATTATGATCTATTAAGGCACAGAGAAGGCATAAATTCTAATACTAACAGAAAACTTAGAAGGGTCTGTGGCATTTAAAGAAAAATGATACCCTTAAAATCACAGAACTGTTACTCATGGGCACTATCAGAAAAGctagaatgaaattaaaaactagcactaaattaaaataaaatgcagaAATCTGATTCCAGTTTTTGGGTAAACCACACAAGGCCTCTACACTAGTTTTGTATACAAATCGAGCAAGAGAAAAACCACAACCTCAAACAAGCTGCATCTCCTAACAGAAACAATACCCAATTCACAATACAAAATTTAAGCTTAGCAAAAATAAGCTCTTCAGGTCCAAAATTGAAATTTAAGCTCAACCATTTTCAGCAAAAGCATTTCCGATAATACCCGAACATATTGTAATTCTAttaaaatcaaatgagataGAGAGAACGAAAACAATGACACGACACAAAAGGATTCAAACAACATCATCGTATAAGCAGAATCATAACACGACGCAATCAACCTCAAATAACAAAAGTAATAATAACAACAACGAAATTGGTGACGGTGTTGCGTACCTTCTGGTAACGGTGCTCCTCCGAGAACTGAGCAGCGATGTGATCAAACCCAGAAGAGACAGCAGAAACTAGGGTTTTAGAGTGCTATATATATGAATGAATTTTGTAATCAATGTTATTCGGTCctccttatttttattttttttactattattattagtaCTTTTTACacactcatttattttaaaaacttaaaaataaaatgaatatgTTAGGGAGTGTAAAAATAAAAGAGGGATGTGTGACATATGATGACCAAAGCAAAGGAATCGTGCCTAGAGAAAGAAAAAGTTAAGGGTTTAATATAGAGATGTCAAAATTACCCACATCCGTGGATACCCGGGATAAAAACccgctatgggtaaaattaTCTATGCCCACGAGTATCCACGAATTTAATTCATGAATATTTCCACTATCCATTTATTAATGGGGCGGGTACGGATATTGATGTATCCATACCCATAGATACCCACCcgatatataaaatactaaaatatcttTTATATGCATATACATAGATGTATATTAAATATCTAATGAATTTGTGTTTTATAGTTCTCTTTCAAGTAAACTTATACAATGGTAGTAATGATAAAAAGAAGCCTTTAGA
This is a stretch of genomic DNA from Lotus japonicus ecotype B-129 chromosome 1, LjGifu_v1.2. It encodes these proteins:
- the LOC130729414 gene encoding 60S ribosomal protein L32-1-like is translated as MAVPLLTKKIVKKRVKRFIRPQSDRKICVKPSWRRPKGIDSRVRRKFKGCVLMPNIGYGSDKKTRHYLPNGFKKFVVHNVKDLELLMMHNRTYCAEIAHNVSTRKRKDIVERAAQLDVVVTNKLARLRSQEDE